From the Myxococcaceae bacterium JPH2 genome, the window GCGCACCTGCTGACCAGCTCGGCGGCGGAGGCCGCGGATGCGGGCCCCCTGCGCTTCATCGCCCTCTTCACGCCCCACGGCAGCCTGCCGGAGTACTGGACCCCGCGCGGCGGCGAGACGGACTTCGACATCTCCTTCGAGAACTCGGTGCTGTCCCCGCTGGACCGCCACCGCTCGAAGCTGCTCGTCCTGGACGGGCTGGACTACAAGGTCCTCTACGAGCACGGCCGCACCGGCCACGAGGGCGGTCCCGTCACCTTCCTCACCGGCAGCCAGGTGGTGGCCGACAGCGGCGAGGAGCTGCCCTCGGGCGCCTCGTTGGATCAGGTGCTGGGCGACAACATCGGCGGCGCCACCCAGTTCCGCTCGCTCCAGCTCCACGCCTTCGAGCAGTACGGGGCGCAGCACGTCTACAACAGCATCAGCTTCACGGCGAACGGCACGCGCGTGCCCTTCGAGCTGAACCCGGCCAACGTCTACACGCGCCTGTTCGGCTCCATGGCGGGCTCCAGCGACGAGGCGAAGCAGCAGCTCGCGCGGCGCAAGAGCTTGATGGACTACCTCATCAAGGACGCCACCCGCCTGAAGAACCGGCTGGGCAGCACCGAGCGGCAGAAGCTGGACACGCACATGGCCGCGCTCCGGGACATCGAGCGGCGTCTGACCAACGCGGGCGCGCTCGGGTGTGTGAAGCCAGACGAGCCGCAGGCGTATGGCATTGGCGAGCTGGGCGACGTGGACCGCATGCCTGAGTTCACCCAGCTCCACCTGGACCTGGTGGCCCGCGCCTTCGCGTGTGACCTGACGCGCGTGGTGACCATGACCAT encodes:
- a CDS encoding DUF1552 domain-containing protein, with the translated sequence MARDFSRRSILRALAGTALTAPFAHLLTSSAAEAADAGPLRFIALFTPHGSLPEYWTPRGGETDFDISFENSVLSPLDRHRSKLLVLDGLDYKVLYEHGRTGHEGGPVTFLTGSQVVADSGEELPSGASLDQVLGDNIGGATQFRSLQLHAFEQYGAQHVYNSISFTANGTRVPFELNPANVYTRLFGSMAGSSDEAKQQLARRKSLMDYLIKDATRLKNRLGSTERQKLDTHMAALRDIERRLTNAGALGCVKPDEPQAYGIGELGDVDRMPEFTQLHLDLVARAFACDLTRVVTMTIPGPTMPWIGISEDIHNDIAHRTDISSEPLRTEIRLKMVRVQQWYAEQVARLMDTLAATPEGSGSVLDNTLILWGNELGDASGHMNVAIPTVLAGGAGGKFRMGRFLRLRPGTDPLAHWQGVGEPLPGAVAHNKLLTSIAQAFGVQVDRFGHPDYTGTLSGLT